TATCGAAGCAGGAGAGTGCATAATATTTGAGCAAAGTTGTCTTTCCCGAACCGGGATCACCGATAACGAGCAGTAAAAGATTATGCTGAAAAACAAAGCTCATCACCTCTTCAGGGGTACTGTTGCGTTCATCCTTCTGCGGTTCGCACAAAGCCTCCCCTGCACGAAATCGCTCTTCGCACCGCGATGAACCTGAGAGAGTTAACGAAACGAAGGTGTCGGATAGTTTTACTGAAAAACTTTCAAGGGCGGGAGAGCCTGTCAGGGTGATATTTCCGAGTTGTTGTTTCAATGTGGATTGGTAGCGGAACAAATCAGCCGCAGCGTTGCGGGTATGCGAGCAAATACGATTGCCTGAAAAAACGACATCCGAATTTTTTTGAGCGAACCAGTTCTGAATCTGAAGGTCAAGATGTGTGACAAGATCGCTCTTGAACATGGAGAGATCATCATATTCCCACAAAAGAAGATAATTTTGCAATGTTTTCCGGAAAGTCTCAAGCTCTCCAACCTGCCGGGAAAATTCTGCCACCTTGCCTGCATCAGAAGTGTCAAGAGGATACTTTGCTCTGGAAAAATAGAGCATGACCTGTTTTTCATCGTTCATCAGGCGCTGTACCTCTTCAACTGCTCCTCCCGGCGCAACACCTGTATCGGTGCCAATCCTTGTCCAAAAAATAGCAATGGCAAAATGGCATTGATCTACGAACTGTCTGTTGAGAATTCCCTGCGTCCGTTCCCCGCTTTGAGGAGCAGCGCGTTCCTCCCACAATACAGGATCAAGTATGAGTTCAGACTCTGGATGTCGGTGATTCCAGCCCAATATTACCTCTTTGGCAATATCCCGCTCTTCTGCTACATCTGAAGGCGAAGCAACAAGAACTTTTATTTTGCGATACAATTTATCACTCATTCTTCCTCGAGCCCCATTAATCGTCTTGTATGATAAAGAGAGATAACAACAACCCGTGATACTTTTTCGTCTACTCTGTAAACAATCCGGTACTCTCCATGCAACAACTCACGAAGAGAATCTTCAGAAAATTCCGGAACAACTCTTCCGATATAAGGGAAATCAGCAAGTTTCATAACGGATTGCCTGACAGATTCCGCCCAATTTCTGGCTGCACCGGGTTTATCAACAGCAATAAACCGCACAACCTCTTCAATCTGAGAGGCCGCACGTTCTGAAAATTCGACGATCATCGCTTTTCAGCTTCGGCAATGATCTTTTCAAGCGAGGCAAAAACCTCCTTTGCTGGTACAGTGCGGTTGTTGCGATAATCTTCAAGCCCTTCGGTAACCGACTGCATAAATGCTATTTGATCAAGCATCTGTTGATATGATTCCGCATCAAGCAGCACAGCCGAACCTCTCCCTGTCCGCGTTAACAGCAGCGGTTGTTTGCTGACGCTCAGCTCCTCCATATACCGTTCGATATTGTTTCCGAAATCTGTTAATGGAGCAACGTTCCTGACTTGAATGGTATGCATGGCATTCACAAGAAGTAATAAGGTGACACTATCTTGTACAAGGTAACTCCATTCATACAAAAATCATTACCCGTTTTATGAGAAACAACCCAATCCCAGCGAGCGCAAAAGGTTACTGATATCGGCCTGCCGGGCTTGATGCTGTTTCACCTCTTCAAGCTTCGCTTACAATCTGCGCAAGTGGACTGCTCATTGTTTTTACTGGTTTCCGCTTTTGTCAAGCAATTTTCGGAGGCTGGATTGCCGAGGAGTTGAAGGCTACAAGCTTGTGCCAGTTGATAGCACCACTGTCGTCGCAATACTCGATACTGAATTGGCGGGTAAATTTATTGAGCATCCTGTCATAGGAGTCCTGAAACTCTTCGCTTTTTTCCTGGGCCTTGTGACCCAGCGGGTCGATAAGCTCGGTGTAG
The DNA window shown above is from Pelodictyon phaeoclathratiforme BU-1 and carries:
- a CDS encoding type II toxin-antitoxin system RelE/ParE family toxin — encoded protein: MIVEFSERAASQIEEVVRFIAVDKPGAARNWAESVRQSVMKLADFPYIGRVVPEFSEDSLRELLHGEYRIVYRVDEKVSRVVVISLYHTRRLMGLEEE
- a CDS encoding type II toxin-antitoxin system Phd/YefM family antitoxin, producing MHTIQVRNVAPLTDFGNNIERYMEELSVSKQPLLLTRTGRGSAVLLDAESYQQMLDQIAFMQSVTEGLEDYRNNRTVPAKEVFASLEKIIAEAEKR